The following is a genomic window from Pseudomonas parafulva.
CAGGCCTGTAGCCGTTGTGGCGCTGTGGTGCATGCCCGGCGGCCTAATAGCATCGTCTACACCTGGGCTTTGCTCATCACGGCGATGATTCTCTACATTCCGGCCAATCTGCTGCCGATCATGACCGTCAGCACACTGGGCCAGGGCAGTCCGGACACCATCATGTCCGGGGTCATTACATTGATGAAGCATGGCATGTTGCCGATTGCCGCCGTGGTCTTCACCGCCAGTATTCTGGTGCCTACCTTCAAGCTGATCGGTATAGGGCTGTTGCTGTACTCGGTTCAGCGTCACCAGCCTCTTTCCGCACGGCAGCGGATTCTGATGTACCGGTTCATTGAGTTCATCGGTCGCTGGTCGATGCTGGATATCTTCGTCATCGCCATCTTGGTGGCCGTGGTGAAATTCGGCCGTATTGCCAGTGTCGAACCCAATC
Proteins encoded in this region:
- a CDS encoding paraquat-inducible protein A, with amino-acid sequence MRAIDAGILVCNECHALNRQRHGHDSQACSRCGAVVHARRPNSIVYTWALLITAMILYIPANLLPIMTVSTLGQGSPDTIMSGVITLMKHGMLPIAAVVFTASILVPTFKLIGIGLLLYSVQRHQPLSARQRILMYRFIEFIGRWSMLDIFVIAILVAVVKFGRIASVEPNLGAVAFAAVVILTMLAALTFDPRLIWDNTESDDDHE